In Pseudomonas sp. HR96, the DNA window ATCAAGCTGATCATGCCGGGCAACATCACCTTCGCCACCGACTCCTCGGCCATCTCCAGCAGCTTCTACACGCCGCTGAACAACCTGGCCAATTCGTTCAAGCAGTTCAATGAGAACAGCATCGAGATCGTCGGCTTTACCGACAGCACCGGCAGCCGCCAGCACAACATGGACCTGTCGCAGCAGCGCGCACAGGCCGTGGCGACTTACCTGACCTCGCAAGGCGTGGATGGCTCGCGCCTGTCAGTACGCGGCGCCGGGCCCGACCAGCCGATCGCCAGCAACGCTGATGCCAACGGCCGCGCGCAGAACCGCCGCGTCGAGGTGAACCTCAAGCCGATTCCCGGCCAGCAGTATCAGCAGCCGGCGCAGCAGTAACCCCCGCAAAGGCTCGGAGTCATGCCCCTCCCACAACTGCTGGGAAAGGGCATGGCTACCGAGAGGCCGAAGGTTGGTGGGAGCCTCGCAGGCCCCGGCTCAACCGCTCCAATCGCTCATCCTTCTCGGACCACAACCCATTGATCCACTGCTGGAACTCTTGACGATAGGCTTCGTCGCCGTCGTAGCTCTTGCCGATGAACTGCCGGGGAATCGGCAGCTCCTCGAAGTGCGCAACGACGGTTTGCACGCGTCCGCAGAGCAAGTCCCAGAAGCCGGGCGTCGCGCCCGGGTAGTAGATGGTGACATTGACCAGCGACTGCAACTGCTCGCCCATGGCATCCAGTACGAACGCCATGCCGCCGGCGCGCGGCTTGAGCAGGTGCCGAAACGGTGACTGCTGCTGGTCATGCTTGGCCTGGGTAAAGCGCGTGCCCTCGACGAAGTTGAAGATGCCGGTGGGCTTGCCGCGAAACTTCGCGCAGGTTGCCCGAGTGGTGGCCAGATCCTTGCCTTTCTTTTCCGGGTGCCTGGCCAGGTAGGCCTTGGTGTAGCGCTTCATGAACGGAAAGCCCAGCGCCCACCAGGCCAGGCCGATCACCGGGACCCAGATCAGCGCCTGCTTGATGAAGAACTTCAGCGGGCGCACGCGCCGGTTCAGCACGTATTGCAGGACCAGGATATCGACCCAGCTCTGGTGATTGCTGGTCACCAGGTAGGAGTGCTGGTAGTCCAGCCCCTGCAGGCCAGTCACCTGCCAGTCCACTCGTGCACTGTTCATCCAGCGCTTGTTGTTGCCGACCCAGGCTTCGTGGATGTGCCGCATGAGTTCGTCGGTCACCCGCTGCGCGGCGGCGAACGGCAGGCAGAACTTGAACAGTGCGACCACGAACAGTGGCGTACAGCAGACGATGGTGTTGATGGCCAGCAGCAACGCGTTGACCACGCCGCGCAGGGCGGATCCTTGCTTCATGGTGCATCCTGCAAGTCAGTGCTGCGGTTGGCCTGGATGGCGGTGAGGGCGATGGTATAGACGATATCGTCGACCTGCGCCCCGCGTGGCAGGTCGTTGACCGGCTTGCGCAGGCCCTGCAGCATCGGCCCCAGGCTGACGCAATCGGCGCTGCGCTGCACGGCCTTGTGGGTGGTGTTGCCGGTGTTGAGGTCGGGGAACACGAAGACCGTGGCGCGTCCGGCGACCGGGCTGTCCGGCGCCAGTTGCCGGGCCACGCTTTCGTTGGCCGCAGCGTCGTATTGCAGCGGGCCGTCGATCAGCAGGTCACGCTGGCTTTCCCGGGCCAGTTGGGTCGCCTCGCGGACCTTTTCCACCTCCTCGCCACTGGCCGAGTTGCCGCTCGAATAGCTGATCATCGCCACCCGTGGCGGGATGCCGAAAGCCTGCGCCGAGTCGGCGCTCTGCAAGGCGATTTCCGCCAGCTCGCTGGCACTGGGGTGCGGGTTCATCACGCAGTCGCCGTACACCAGCACCTGGTCGGCGAACAGCATGAAGAACACTGACGACACCAGCTTGCAGCCCGGTGCGGTCTTGATCAGCTGCAGGGCCGGGCGGATGGTATTGGCGGTAGAGTGGATCAGCCCCGAGACCAGCCCGTCGACTTCGTCGAGGGCCAGCATCATGGTGCCGATCACCACGTTGTCTTCCAACTGCTGCTCGGCCATGGGGGCGTTCAGGCTCTTGCTCTTGCGCAATGCCACCATGGGTTCGACGTAGCGCTCGCGGATCAGGTCGGGGTCGAGGATTTCCAGCCCCGGCGGCAGCTCGATGCCCTGGGCGCGGGCCACCGCGTGCACATCCTCGGGCCTGGCCAGCAGCACGCAGCGCGCGATGCCGCGGGCCTGGCAGATGGCGGCGGCCTGTACCATCAGCGGCTCGGCACCTTCGGGCAAAACGATGCGCTTGTCGGCCTGCTGGGCCCGTTGAATCAGCTGGTAACGAAACACCGCAGGCGACAGGCGCAGCTCACGAGGCGTGCCGCAGCGCTGGTGCAGCCATTGGGCGTCGAGGTGGCCGGCGACGAAGTCGGTGATGATCTCCGCGCGCTCACGGTCGTCGATGGGGATTTCCTTGTTCAGCTGGTTCAACCGAGTGGCGGTGTCGTAGGAGCCGGTGCTCACCGACAGCACCGGCAGCCCGGCCTGCAGGGCGCCGCGGCAGAGTTCGAGGATGCGCGGGTCGGGCACCGTATCGCTGGTCAGCAGCAGCCCGGCCAGGGGTACGCCGTTCATGCTGGCCATGCTTACGGCGAGAATGATGTCGTCGCGATCTCCCGGGGTGACTACCAGTACGCCCGGCTTGAGCAGCGGTACGGTATTGAGCACGGTGCGTGCGCAGATGATGATCTTGCTCATGCGCCGCTGCTCGTAGTCGCCGGCATTGATCACCTGGGCGCCGAGCAGGTCGGCGACATCGCGCGTGCGCGGGGCGTTCAGGTCCTCCTGATAGGGGATGCAGCCGAGCAGGCGGAAGTCGCCGCCACGCAACAGCGGCGAGTGCTCCTTGAGGCGCGCGGCAAAGGCCTGCATGCTTTCGTCGGTGCGCACCTTGTTGAGGATCACGCCCAGTACCTTGGGGTCCTTGGGGCCGCCGAACAGTTGCGCCTGCAACTCGACGCGCCCGGACAGCTCGCCGAGCACCTCGTTTTCCGCCGCCGACACCAGGATGACTTCAGCGTCGAGGCTCTTGGCCAGATGCAGGTTGACCCGCGCCGCGTAGCTGGCATGGCGGGTCGGCACCATGCCCTCGACGATCAGCACGTCCTTGCCCACGGCAGCCTGCTGGTAGAGAGTGATGATTTCCTCGAGCAGTTCGTCCAGTTGGCCGTCGCCGAGCATCCGCTCGACATGCGCCAGGGCCAGCGGCTTGGGCGGCTTGAGGCCATGGGTGCGGGCGATCAGTTCGGTGGAGCGTTCCGGGCCCAGGTCGCCCGGGTGCGGCTGGGCGATGGGTTTGAAGAAGCCGACCTTGAGGCCGGCGCGTTCCAGTGTGCGTACCAGCCCGAGGCTGATGGAGGTCAGGCCTACGCCAAAGTCGGTCGGCGCGATAAAGAATGTCTGCATGCGAGCTTCTCGATGAGCGTTGCATTGGCGTTGGCGTATGGCTCGCCAATCGCTTGGATCAGCGCCAAGGGTAACGTTATCGATACCCGGTTGGCACCCCGCAGCGTGGTGCGGCGGAACTTTTCACCTCGCTTGGGCACCGTCCCGTCCGTCCGCGTTCCGTTCGCTTTCGGTCTGGCCCTTGGTTACACTTGGTCGTTCTACATTCTCAAGCAAAAGGTCTCGCCCCATGCTGATCGCCGCCAATAAGGCCGTCTCCATCGACTACACCCTGACCAATGAAATTGGTGAGGTCCTCGACAGCTCGTCCGGCGGAGCACCTCTGGTGTACCTGCAAGGCGCGGGCAACATCATTCCTGGTCTGGAAAAAGCCCTTGAAGGCAAGCAGCCTGGTGACGAATTGACCGTCACCGTAGAGCCCGAGGATGCCTACGGCGAGTACTCTGCCGAACTGGTCAGCACCCTGAGCCGCAGCATGTTCGAAGGCGTCGACGAGCTGGAAGTGGGCATGCAGTTCCACGCTTCGGCGCCGGACGGCCAGATGCAGATCGTGACCATTCGCGACCTCGACGGCGACGACGTCACAGTCGACGGCAACCACCCGCTGGCTGGCCAGAAGCTCACTTTCCAGGTCAAGATCGTCGACGTGCGCGACGCCAGCCAGGAAGAAATCGCCCACGGTCACGTGCATGGCGAAGGTGGTCACCACCACTAAGCATCGAAAACCTGGGGCTTTGTCCCTCCCACACCGATCGTGGGAGGGCCAAGCCCAAGCGTTTGCGCAGCACCCCCTCACGCTGACTCCGCACAATCACCCCCATCAATAGTGCTCCCCCGGCACACCCCAGCGGCGCTATCCTGCGGCCTTTGAGCCAATCCAGGAGCACCCGCATGTCGCTCGACGCCCTGTTCCAGCCCTTCCATCTGGGCAATCTGCAGCTACCCAACCGCGTCGTCATGGCGCCCATGACCCGTTCGTTCTCGCCCGGTGGCGTGCCCACGGCGCAGGTCGTCGAATACTATCGCCGGCGGGCCGCAGGCGGCGTGGGCCTGATCATCACCGAAGGCACCACGGTCGGCCATCGGGCGGCCAACGGGTACCCGCAGGTGCCGCGCTTCTACGGTGTGGACGCGCTGGCAGGCTGGAAGACCGTGGTCGACGCCGTGCACGGCGCCGGCGGCAAGATCGTGCCGCAGCTGTGGCACGTCGGCAGCGTGCGCAAGCCAGGCACCGAGCCCGATGCCAGCGTGCCGGCCTACGGCCCGATGGAGAAGCGCAAGGACGATCAACTGGTGGTACACGGCATGTCGGTCGAAGACATCGACGAGGTGGTCGCCGCCTTCGCCCAGGCCGCACGGGATGCCCAGGCCATCGGCATGGACGGCGTGGAGATCCACGGCGCCCATGGCTATCTGGTCGACCAGTTCTTCTGGGAGGGCAGCAACCAGCGCGACGACGAGTACGCCGGCAGCCTGGCCAACCGCTCGCGCTTCGCGGTCCGCATCGTCGAGGCGATTCGCGCCGCCACGGGCCCGGACTTTCCGATCATATTCCGCTTCTCGCAGTGGAAGCAGCAGGACTACAGCGCGCGCCTGGTGCAGACCCCCGAGGCCCTCGAGGCATTCCTGCAGCCGTTGGTGGCCGCAGGCGTGGACATCTTCCACTGCTCCACCCGGCGCTTCTGGGAAGCGGAGTTCCCCGGCTCGGACCTCAACCTTGCCGGCTGGACCCGCCAGCTCACCGGCAAGCCGACCATCACCGTGGGCAGTGTCGGCCTGGACGGCGAGTTCCTGCAGTTCATGGTCAAGACCGACAAGGTGGCCCAGCCCGCCAGCCTGGAAAACCTGCTGCAGCGCCTGGGCAACGACGAGTTCGATCTGGTGGCGGTCGGCCGGGCCTTGCTGGTGGACCCGGACTGGGCCTTGAAGGTGCGCGAAGGCCGCGAGCAGGACATTCTGCCGTTCAGCCGTGAGGCTCTGACGAGCCTGGTGTGACCGGCCACTGCGCCGCGCCATTGGCCTGGCAGGCGCTGCGCAGGTGGCTTTCGAAGCGCTTGACGATCGCCGCCCAGCCTTGCCGGGTCGCGTGGTGCCGGGCATTGAGGCGCACCCGTCGCAGCGCCTCGTCGTCCTCTAGCAGCCAGTTCACCGCTTCGATGAAATCCTCTTCGTCGCCGGGCAGGGCCACCGCGCCGGTGTGGCCGTGGCGGATGTGCTGGGCGGCGGCCGCGCTGTCGTAGGCGACCACGCCGAGCCCCGAGGCCTGGGCTTCAAGCACCACGTTGCCGAAGGTTTCGGTCAGGCTCGGGAACACGAACACGTCGGCCGAGGCGTAATGGGTTGCCAGCGCTTCGTCGCGCAGCGTGCCGCAGAACAGCGCGTCCGGCAGTTGCTGTTGCAGCCAACTGCGCTGCGGCCCGTCGCCCACCACCAGCAGGCGCAGGCGTCGGCCAGGATACCTCGCGTGCACCGCCGCCAACGTGCGCGGCAGCAGGCCAAGGTTCTTTTCCGCAGCCAGGCGGCCGACATATAGCAGCGCCAAGTCACCGTCTTGCAGCCCCCACTGGCGACGCAGTTCGTGGCTGCGCCGGGCCGGGTTGAACAGCTGGCTGTCGACCCCTCGCGCGAGCATTTCCAGGCGTTCGAAGCCGCGCCCCTGCAACAGCACGCGCTGGCTGCCGCTGGGCACCAGGGTCATGCGCGTGCGGTTGTGGAACCAGCGCAGGTAATGGGTCACCCAGCGCGTCAGCAGGCTCAGGCCGTACAGCGTGGAATATTGCTGGAAGTTGGTGTGAAAGCCGCTGACCACGGTGATCTTCAAACGCCGCGCCGCACGCAGGGCGCTGAACCCCAGCGGGCCTTCGGTGGCGATGTACAGCACGTCGGGGCGGTCGCGACGCCAGCGGCGCAGCAGCTTGTGCATGGACGACTGGCCCCATTGCAGTTGCGGATACCCCGGCAGTGGCCAGCCGCGGCACAGCAGCAGGTCCCTGCCGGGCTCCTCGCGTTCCTCGACCTGGCGCGGGCGCACCACTTCAACGCGGTGGCCGAGGCCGCGCAGGCCGTCGCTCAGGCGGCTGAGGGTGTGCGCGACGCCATTGACCTGCGGGGCGAAGGTCTCGGTGATCAGGGCAATGTGCAGGGAAGTTCGAGTCATGCCTGCCAGTGTGGGCCCGGGCCGTTGCGCGCAGATGGCGGCCCGGTGATGAAATTGTGACGGTCAGGCGCGCTCGCGCACCCAGAACAGCGTGGCACCGGCTACTGCCGCCGGCATCATCAGCAGGTTGACCACCGGAATCAGCAGCACCAGGTAGACGATGCCGCCGAAGCCCAGGCTCTGCCAGCGCTTGTTGCGCAACCAGGCGAGCATGTCCTGCCAGCTCATCTTGTGGTTGTCGGCGGGGTAGTCGATGTATTGGATGGCCATCATCCACACCCCGAACAATAGCCACAGCGGCGCGGCCACCACATTGACCACCGGTATCAGCGACAGTACGAACAGCGCCAGCGCCCGCGGCAAAAAGTAGCCCAGCTTGCGCATCTCACGGCTCAAGGTGCGCGGCACCATGGCCAGCAGCTCACCCCAGCTGAACGCCGGAAACTCGTCGGTGCCGCGCACCACCACTTCCACTTTCTCGGACAGAAATCCGTTGAACGGCGCGGCAATGATGTTGGCCAGCATGGTGAAGGTGAAGAACACCATCAGCACCACCAGGGCCACGAACAGCGGCCAGAGAATGTAGCCCAGCCAGTTCAGCCAGGAGGGCAGGCTGGGCATCAGGTGGTCGACCCACAGACCGAACTGGTGACCGGCGAAATAGATCAGCGCCACGAACAGCACCAGGTTGATCGCCAGCGGCATCAGCACGAACAGCCGCAGACCGGGGCTGAGCACCAGTTTCAGG includes these proteins:
- the cysZ gene encoding sulfate transporter CysZ, whose amino-acid sequence is MPAPMLSGPQYLREGLKLVLSPGLRLFVLMPLAINLVLFVALIYFAGHQFGLWVDHLMPSLPSWLNWLGYILWPLFVALVVLMVFFTFTMLANIIAAPFNGFLSEKVEVVVRGTDEFPAFSWGELLAMVPRTLSREMRKLGYFLPRALALFVLSLIPVVNVVAAPLWLLFGVWMMAIQYIDYPADNHKMSWQDMLAWLRNKRWQSLGFGGIVYLVLLIPVVNLLMMPAAVAGATLFWVRERA
- the pta gene encoding phosphate acetyltransferase — its product is MQTFFIAPTDFGVGLTSISLGLVRTLERAGLKVGFFKPIAQPHPGDLGPERSTELIARTHGLKPPKPLALAHVERMLGDGQLDELLEEIITLYQQAAVGKDVLIVEGMVPTRHASYAARVNLHLAKSLDAEVILVSAAENEVLGELSGRVELQAQLFGGPKDPKVLGVILNKVRTDESMQAFAARLKEHSPLLRGGDFRLLGCIPYQEDLNAPRTRDVADLLGAQVINAGDYEQRRMSKIIICARTVLNTVPLLKPGVLVVTPGDRDDIILAVSMASMNGVPLAGLLLTSDTVPDPRILELCRGALQAGLPVLSVSTGSYDTATRLNQLNKEIPIDDRERAEIITDFVAGHLDAQWLHQRCGTPRELRLSPAVFRYQLIQRAQQADKRIVLPEGAEPLMVQAAAICQARGIARCVLLARPEDVHAVARAQGIELPPGLEILDPDLIRERYVEPMVALRKSKSLNAPMAEQQLEDNVVIGTMMLALDEVDGLVSGLIHSTANTIRPALQLIKTAPGCKLVSSVFFMLFADQVLVYGDCVMNPHPSASELAEIALQSADSAQAFGIPPRVAMISYSSGNSASGEEVEKVREATQLARESQRDLLIDGPLQYDAAANESVARQLAPDSPVAGRATVFVFPDLNTGNTTHKAVQRSADCVSLGPMLQGLRKPVNDLPRGAQVDDIVYTIALTAIQANRSTDLQDAP
- a CDS encoding peptidylprolyl isomerase, which encodes MLIAANKAVSIDYTLTNEIGEVLDSSSGGAPLVYLQGAGNIIPGLEKALEGKQPGDELTVTVEPEDAYGEYSAELVSTLSRSMFEGVDELEVGMQFHASAPDGQMQIVTIRDLDGDDVTVDGNHPLAGQKLTFQVKIVDVRDASQEEIAHGHVHGEGGHHH
- a CDS encoding OmpA family protein, producing the protein MFTSRRLIALAAAAAVLSGCAGQQNPYANQGQAQGSSGGVSNTAKYGGLGALAGAVAGAAIDHNNRGKGALIGAAVVGAGAAGYGYYADKQEAALRAQMANTGVQVQRQGDQIKLIMPGNITFATDSSAISSSFYTPLNNLANSFKQFNENSIEIVGFTDSTGSRQHNMDLSQQRAQAVATYLTSQGVDGSRLSVRGAGPDQPIASNADANGRAQNRRVEVNLKPIPGQQYQQPAQQ
- a CDS encoding acyltransferase, with translation MKQGSALRGVVNALLLAINTIVCCTPLFVVALFKFCLPFAAAQRVTDELMRHIHEAWVGNNKRWMNSARVDWQVTGLQGLDYQHSYLVTSNHQSWVDILVLQYVLNRRVRPLKFFIKQALIWVPVIGLAWWALGFPFMKRYTKAYLARHPEKKGKDLATTRATCAKFRGKPTGIFNFVEGTRFTQAKHDQQQSPFRHLLKPRAGGMAFVLDAMGEQLQSLVNVTIYYPGATPGFWDLLCGRVQTVVAHFEELPIPRQFIGKSYDGDEAYRQEFQQWINGLWSEKDERLERLSRGLRGSHQPSASR
- a CDS encoding glycosyltransferase family 1 protein, which codes for MTRTSLHIALITETFAPQVNGVAHTLSRLSDGLRGLGHRVEVVRPRQVEEREEPGRDLLLCRGWPLPGYPQLQWGQSSMHKLLRRWRRDRPDVLYIATEGPLGFSALRAARRLKITVVSGFHTNFQQYSTLYGLSLLTRWVTHYLRWFHNRTRMTLVPSGSQRVLLQGRGFERLEMLARGVDSQLFNPARRSHELRRQWGLQDGDLALLYVGRLAAEKNLGLLPRTLAAVHARYPGRRLRLLVVGDGPQRSWLQQQLPDALFCGTLRDEALATHYASADVFVFPSLTETFGNVVLEAQASGLGVVAYDSAAAAQHIRHGHTGAVALPGDEEDFIEAVNWLLEDDEALRRVRLNARHHATRQGWAAIVKRFESHLRSACQANGAAQWPVTPGSSEPHG
- a CDS encoding NADH:flavin oxidoreductase, whose protein sequence is MSLDALFQPFHLGNLQLPNRVVMAPMTRSFSPGGVPTAQVVEYYRRRAAGGVGLIITEGTTVGHRAANGYPQVPRFYGVDALAGWKTVVDAVHGAGGKIVPQLWHVGSVRKPGTEPDASVPAYGPMEKRKDDQLVVHGMSVEDIDEVVAAFAQAARDAQAIGMDGVEIHGAHGYLVDQFFWEGSNQRDDEYAGSLANRSRFAVRIVEAIRAATGPDFPIIFRFSQWKQQDYSARLVQTPEALEAFLQPLVAAGVDIFHCSTRRFWEAEFPGSDLNLAGWTRQLTGKPTITVGSVGLDGEFLQFMVKTDKVAQPASLENLLQRLGNDEFDLVAVGRALLVDPDWALKVREGREQDILPFSREALTSLV